Proteins encoded within one genomic window of Macaca thibetana thibetana isolate TM-01 chromosome 3, ASM2454274v1, whole genome shotgun sequence:
- the C3H7orf25 gene encoding UPF0415 protein C7orf25 homolog has product MSAHSMLCERIAIAKELIKRAESLSRSRKGGIEGGAKLCSKLKAELKFLQKVEAGKVAIKESHLQSTNLTHLRAIVESAENLEEVVSVLHVFGYTDTFGEKQTLVVDVVANGGHTWVKAIGRKAEALHNIWLGRGQYGDKSIIEQAEDFLQASHQQPVQYSNPHIIFAFYNSVSSPMAEKLKEMGISVRGDIVAVNALLDHPEELQPSESESDDEGPELLQVTRVDRENILASVAFPTEIKVDVCRRVNLDITTLITYVSALSYGGCHFIFKEKVLTEQAEQERKEQVLPQLEAFMKDKELFACESAVKDFQSILDTLGGPGERERATMLIKRINVVPDQPSERALRLVASSKINSRSLTIFGTGDTLKAITMTANSGFVRAANNQGVKFSVFIHQPRALTESKEALATPLPKDYTTDSEH; this is encoded by the coding sequence ATGTCTGCACATTCCATGCTCTGTGAACGAATCGCCATAGCCAAGGAACTGATCAAGAGAGCAGAATCACTTTCTAGATCAAGAAAAGGTGGCATAGAAGGTGGTGCAAAGCTGTGCAGCAAATTGAAGGCAGAATTAAAATTCTTACAGAAAGTAGAAGCTGGGAAAGTAGCTATTAAAGAATCTCATTTACAAAGCACTAACCTAACACACCTGAGAGCCATTGTGGAATCagcagaaaacctggaagaagttGTTAGTGTGCTTCATGTCTTTGGTTATACAGATACCTTTGGAGAAAAGCAAACCCTTGTGGTAGATGTAGTTGCAAATGGTGGTCATACTTGGGTGAAAGCCATTGGCCGGAAGGCTGAAGCTCTTCATAACATCTGGCTGGGCAGGGGCCAGTATGGTGACAAAAGCATCATTGAGCAGGCTGAAGACTTCCTCCAGGCCAGTCACCAGCAGCCAGTGCAGTATAGCAACCCTCACATCATCTTTGCGTTTTACAACAGTGTCTCCAGCCCCATGGCAGAGAAGCTGAAAGAAATGGGCATATCTGTGAGAGGAGACATAGTAGCAGTCAACGCTCTGTTAGATCACCCTGAAGAGCTCCAACCGAGTGAGAGTGAATCAGATGATGAGGGCCCTGAACTTTTGCAGGTGACCAGAGTCGACCGAGAAAATATACTAGCAAGTGTTGCGTTTCCAACAGAAATTAAGGTCGATGTGTGCAGAAGAGTAAATCTGGACATTACTACTTTAATTACATATGTATCTGCCCTCAGCTATGGAGGCTGccactttattttcaaagaaaaagtgcTCACAGAACAAGCAGAGCAAGAGAGGAAAGAGCAGGTTCTACCTCAGCTGGAGGCCTTTATGAAGGACAAGGAGTTGTTTGCTTGTGAATCTGCTGTCAAGGACTTTCAGTCTATTTTAGATACCTTAGGAGGacctggggagagagagagggccaCTATGTTAATTAAGCGAATTAATGTGGTACCAGACCAACCTTCTGAGCGTGCCTTGAGACTAGTGGCCAGTTCGAAAATTAATAGCCGCTCATTAACAATTTTTGGGACAGGAGACACCCTAAAAGCCATCACAATGACTGCTAATAGTGGTTTTGTCAGAGCTGCAAACAACCAGGGTGTTAAATTTAGTGTGTTTATCCATCAGCCCAGAGCACTTACTGAGAGTAAAGAGGCTTTAGCCACCCCCTTACCAAAAGACTACACAACTGACAGTGAACACTAA